A portion of the Ricinus communis isolate WT05 ecotype wild-type chromosome 10, ASM1957865v1, whole genome shotgun sequence genome contains these proteins:
- the LOC8260944 gene encoding NAC domain-containing protein 87: MEEAIVVNKGEDLIDLPPGFRFHPTDEEIITHYLTEKVMNSGFSACAIGEVDLNKCEPWDLPKKAKMGEKEWYFFCQRDRKYPTGMRTNRATDSGYWKATGKDKEIYKGKNCLVGMKKTLVFYKGRAPKGEKTNWVMHEYRLEGKFSYYNLSKAAKDDWVVCRVFHKSIGIKKTSIQDLLRVNSFGDDFLDYSSLPPLMDPPNSSRPSSSFNSGDDDFKAMTSRTMDGNYLSQFSTTMVTNHNQNYFHHQPSNSSYQQQPSSIFYPQIPSFTFQTTPNMSAAGYFQNSTFGANDQTLLRALAGNTRIEPSRQEKLCKVEQFSSNHSMATLSQDTGLSTDVNTAAEISSVVVSEQEIGSNNKVYNDLDQGPSSVADLDSLWDY, encoded by the exons ATGGAAGAGGCTATTGTGGTGAACAAAGGAGAAGATCTTATCGATCTGCCGCCTGGTTTTCGCTTCCATCCGACAGATGAAGAGATTATAACTCATTACTTAACAGAGAAGGTTATGAATAGTGGTTTCAGTGCATGTGCTATTGGCGAAGTTGATCTCAACAAGTGCGAGCCATGGGATTTGCCCA AGAAAGCAAAGATGGGGGAGAAAGAATGGTACTTCTTTTGCCAAAGAGATAGGAAGTATCCAACTGGTATGAGAACTAATCGAGCTACTGACTCTGGATACTGGAAGGCGACTGGAAAAGATAAGGAGATTTATAAGGGAAAGAATTGCCTTGTTGGGATGAAGAAGACTCTTGTTTTCTACAAAGGAAGAGCTCCTAAAGGAGAGAAAACCAATTGGGTTATGCATGAATATAGACTTGAAGGCAAATTCTCTTACTACAATCTTTCTAAAGCTGCTAAG GATGATTGGGTTGTTTGTAGGGTTTTCCACAAGAGCATAGGAATCAAGAAAACTTCAATTCAAGACCTTTTAAGGGTGAATTCTTTTGGCGATGATTTCCTTGATTACTCTTCACTCCCACCTCTTATGGATCCACCTAACTCAAGCAGACCTAGCTCAAGCTTCAACAGTGGGGACGACGATTTCAAGGCAATGACATCAAGAACAATGGATGGAAACTATTTATCTCAATTTTCTACAACCATGGTTACTAACCATAATCAAAACTATTTTCATCATCAGCCTTCAAATTCTAGCTACCAACAACAACCGAGCTCCATTTTCTACCCTCAAATCCCGAGTTTCACCTTCCAAACTACACCAAATATGTCTGCTGCTGGCTACTTCCAAAACTCTACCTTTGGTGCAAATGATCAAACCCTTTTAAGAGCACTAGCAGGCAATACTAGAATTGAGCCATCAAGGCAGGAAAAGCTGTGCAAGGTTGAACAGTTTTCATCTAACCACTCCATGGCTACTCTATCACAAGACACTGGACTTAGCACTGACGTGAACACAGCGGCGGAGATATCATCAGTGGTGGTGTCGGAGCAAGAAATTGGAAGCAATAACAAGGTGTACAATGATCTTGACCAAGGTCCATCATCAGTTGCAGATTTAGATAGCTTGTGGGATTACTAG